Proteins co-encoded in one Flavobacteriaceae bacterium MAR_2009_75 genomic window:
- a CDS encoding imidazolonepropionase-like amidohydrolase, which translates to MGCSALSAQEYFPVNDQVKAKNQNYTAFTSAKIYVTPTQVINGGTLLLREGKVVQVGKSVTLPKNTIVVDVKNKSIYPSFIDVFSDFGIEKPKKAEAKGRSAEYKSSREGYYWNDHVTPENDAIIKYDYDKEAAKKLRKLGFGLVNSHRQDGIARGTGVLVALNENDNDAVRILDDRSAQYFSFKKSIEKRQAYPTSLMGAMALLRQMYYDADWYGKGNVDTKDRSLEALNHNKGKVQIFAAEDKGNVLRADGIGDKFGIQYAILGGGDEYERVADIKATNAKLILPLNFPDAFDVSDPYAAAHISLADMRDWNQAPSNPKVLAENGISFAFTLHDLKKTDEFNGKLRKSIQYGLSKTKALEALTSVPAAILGKSEEVGSLQVGRYANFLITSGDIFDKETVLYENWVQGKKHVVHDMSLKDIRGDYDLTINDKKFKLSINGELTKLKAEVKRDTVKLKSKLTYKNNWLVLSLADEKNDSTYRMNGLVGDDSDNIEGIVVLSDGSESTFKAVRAKTEKKDKNEEKGTAPPEMVAVTYPNIGYGYESIPQAKTTLFKNATVWTSEDAGILKNTDVLVKNGKISKIGSDLRASGAEVVDATGKHLTAGIIDEHSHIAALAINEAGQNSSAEVRMTDVVDYEDKGIYHALAGGVTTLQLLHGSANPIGGQSAIMKLKWGESPEKMIYNDSPKFIKFALGENVKQSNWGSYSRFPQTRMGVEQVFSNYFQRAKEYELKKNSGEPYRYDEEMETLVEILNGERFISCHSYVQSEINMMMKVAEKFGFRVNTFTHILEGYKVADIMKKHGVGGGTFSDWWAYKFEVNDAIPYNAAIMHDQGVTVAINSDDAEMIRRLNQEAAKTVKYGGMTELEAWKMVTINPAKLLHLDERTGSIREGKDADLVLWSDNPLSIYAKAEKTMIDGAIYFDIKKDAQLRKSLKRERNWLINQMLLNKDQGEKTQEPKQNKKELMHCDTGAELN; encoded by the coding sequence ATGGGCTGCTCTGCCTTATCTGCCCAAGAGTATTTTCCTGTAAACGACCAGGTAAAAGCGAAAAATCAAAATTATACAGCATTTACGAGCGCTAAAATTTATGTTACCCCCACTCAGGTAATTAATGGCGGTACGCTCTTGCTGCGCGAGGGAAAAGTTGTTCAGGTGGGTAAATCGGTAACGCTGCCCAAAAACACAATTGTAGTCGATGTAAAAAACAAATCGATATACCCTTCGTTTATCGATGTGTTTTCAGATTTCGGAATCGAAAAACCAAAGAAAGCAGAAGCGAAAGGCCGCTCGGCAGAGTATAAATCTTCTCGAGAGGGTTATTACTGGAACGACCACGTAACGCCGGAAAACGATGCTATTATCAAATATGACTATGATAAAGAAGCTGCAAAAAAGTTGCGTAAGCTGGGCTTCGGCTTGGTAAACTCGCATAGGCAAGACGGAATTGCCCGCGGCACTGGGGTTTTAGTGGCTTTGAACGAGAACGATAATGATGCGGTTCGTATACTTGATGATCGCTCGGCCCAATATTTTTCGTTTAAAAAGAGCATTGAAAAAAGACAGGCCTACCCCACATCGTTAATGGGGGCCATGGCACTTTTAAGACAAATGTATTACGATGCCGATTGGTATGGTAAAGGCAATGTCGACACAAAAGACCGGTCGTTAGAAGCATTGAACCATAATAAAGGCAAGGTTCAAATATTTGCAGCTGAAGATAAGGGCAATGTGTTACGGGCCGATGGTATAGGTGATAAATTCGGAATTCAGTATGCTATTTTGGGTGGTGGTGACGAGTATGAACGAGTGGCCGATATCAAAGCGACCAATGCGAAATTAATATTGCCGCTTAATTTTCCTGATGCTTTTGACGTTTCCGACCCATATGCTGCCGCTCACATATCATTGGCAGATATGCGAGACTGGAACCAAGCCCCATCTAACCCTAAAGTGTTAGCCGAGAACGGAATATCTTTTGCGTTCACGCTGCATGACTTGAAGAAAACAGATGAGTTTAATGGTAAACTGAGAAAGTCAATTCAATACGGACTGTCAAAAACAAAGGCTTTAGAAGCACTTACGTCGGTTCCCGCTGCTATTCTAGGTAAATCTGAAGAGGTAGGCTCGTTACAGGTGGGCCGGTATGCCAATTTTTTGATTACCTCCGGAGATATTTTCGATAAGGAGACTGTTCTTTACGAAAATTGGGTTCAAGGGAAAAAACATGTCGTTCATGATATGTCTTTAAAAGATATTCGAGGAGATTATGATTTGACCATCAATGATAAGAAATTCAAGTTGTCGATAAATGGTGAGCTTACAAAACTAAAAGCAGAAGTAAAAAGAGATACTGTTAAGTTAAAATCTAAATTGACTTATAAAAATAACTGGTTGGTGCTTTCGCTTGCTGATGAGAAAAATGATAGCACTTACCGAATGAACGGCTTGGTAGGTGATGATTCTGATAATATTGAAGGTATAGTTGTTCTTTCCGATGGAAGTGAGTCCACATTTAAAGCGGTAAGAGCGAAAACAGAGAAAAAAGACAAGAACGAAGAGAAAGGTACTGCCCCTCCTGAAATGGTTGCGGTTACGTATCCCAATATAGGGTATGGGTATGAGTCCATACCTCAAGCTAAAACTACATTGTTCAAAAACGCCACAGTCTGGACAAGTGAAGATGCAGGTATTCTAAAAAATACCGATGTATTGGTGAAAAACGGCAAGATTTCCAAAATAGGCAGTGATTTAAGAGCGAGTGGGGCAGAAGTCGTCGATGCCACAGGAAAGCATCTTACCGCAGGTATAATCGATGAACACAGTCATATTGCTGCCTTGGCCATAAATGAAGCGGGCCAAAATTCTTCCGCTGAGGTCAGAATGACCGATGTCGTTGATTATGAAGATAAAGGCATTTATCACGCCTTGGCCGGTGGGGTGACTACCTTGCAATTATTGCACGGTTCTGCCAATCCGATAGGTGGGCAATCAGCAATAATGAAATTGAAATGGGGTGAAAGTCCTGAAAAAATGATTTATAACGATTCTCCTAAATTCATCAAGTTCGCGTTGGGTGAAAATGTAAAACAAAGCAATTGGGGTAGCTATAGTCGTTTTCCGCAGACTCGAATGGGGGTAGAACAGGTGTTCTCGAATTATTTTCAAAGGGCTAAAGAATATGAGTTGAAGAAGAATAGTGGTGAACCCTACCGCTATGATGAAGAAATGGAAACTCTGGTAGAAATATTGAACGGTGAGCGATTTATCAGTTGCCACAGCTATGTTCAGAGCGAAATAAATATGATGATGAAGGTAGCCGAAAAGTTCGGATTTCGAGTCAATACCTTTACACATATCTTAGAAGGCTATAAAGTTGCCGATATAATGAAAAAGCATGGAGTAGGGGGTGGAACTTTCAGTGATTGGTGGGCCTATAAATTTGAAGTGAACGATGCTATACCTTACAATGCGGCAATAATGCATGACCAAGGCGTTACGGTAGCAATTAATAGCGATGATGCCGAAATGATTCGTAGACTCAACCAAGAAGCTGCCAAAACGGTCAAATATGGAGGGATGACGGAGTTGGAAGCATGGAAAATGGTGACGATTAACCCGGCTAAATTGTTGCACCTAGATGAAAGAACCGGAAGTATTAGAGAAGGTAAAGATGCCGATTTGGTGCTCTGGAGCGATAATCCGTTATCGATATATGCCAAGGCCGAAAAGACAATGATCGACGGTGCCATATACTTTGACATTAAGAAAGATGCACAGCTACGAAAATCTCTAAAGAGAGAAAGAAACTGGCTCATTAATCAAATGCTCTTGAACAAAGACCAAGGTGAAAAGACCCAAGAGCCCAAGCAGAATAAAAAAGAGCTGATGCACTGTGATACCGGTGCAGAATTGAATTAA